The following are encoded together in the Gammaproteobacteria bacterium genome:
- the dpnA gene encoding Modification methylase DpnIIB: protein MKRSPTDEKDSFPLVIMESSKYSPNQCIINNDGDGLWLYQANCIEFMDVLISKFPEGKFDMIFADPPYFLSNGGITCHAGKMVKVDKGQWDKSKGPEFNHEFNSAWLSRCQRLLKANGTLWVSGTHHVIHSVGYAMQQLGLKILNDIIWEKPNPPPNLSCRYFTHSTETIIWAAKDEKSKHCFNYSTMREMNAGKQMKSVWTLTAPNGGEKEFGKHPTQKPLSLLERIILASTNEGDLVFDPFSGSSTTGVAAIRLGRKFVGCELETDFISLSSKRLDLAIKDKCATGVSLPKEAG, encoded by the coding sequence ATGAAACGCTCGCCAACAGACGAAAAAGATTCCTTTCCGCTAGTCATTATGGAAAGTTCTAAATACTCTCCAAATCAATGTATTATCAATAACGATGGGGATGGTCTTTGGCTTTATCAGGCCAACTGCATCGAGTTTATGGATGTATTAATCAGCAAATTTCCTGAGGGTAAATTTGATATGATTTTTGCCGATCCGCCATATTTCCTGTCCAATGGTGGCATTACCTGTCATGCCGGAAAGATGGTAAAAGTTGATAAGGGACAATGGGATAAGTCAAAGGGGCCGGAATTCAATCATGAGTTTAATAGCGCGTGGCTATCCAGATGCCAGCGTTTGTTAAAAGCCAATGGAACGTTGTGGGTTTCTGGTACGCATCATGTTATTCATTCCGTTGGTTACGCGATGCAACAGCTAGGGCTGAAGATCCTGAATGATATTATTTGGGAAAAGCCGAACCCTCCACCCAATCTCTCCTGTCGTTATTTTACGCACTCGACGGAAACCATTATCTGGGCAGCGAAGGATGAAAAATCGAAGCATTGCTTTAATTACAGTACCATGCGCGAGATGAATGCGGGCAAACAAATGAAGTCGGTCTGGACATTGACCGCCCCGAATGGCGGAGAAAAGGAATTTGGGAAACATCCGACGCAAAAACCACTCAGTCTGCTCGAACGAATTATCTTGGCCAGCACCAATGAGGGCGATCTAGTGTTTGACCCATTCTCTGGTAGCTCTACTACGGGAGTCGCCGCGATAAGACTGGGTCGCAAGTTTGTTGGGTGCGAATTAGAGACCGATTTTATCTCTTTATCCTCAAAGCGCCTTGACCTAGCAATTAAAGACAAGTGTGCCACGGGTGTCTCCCTACCAAAGGAAGCGGGCTAA
- a CDS encoding hypothetical protein (Evidence 5 : Unknown function), which produces MKIPRMTVITLGVVDLVHTTAFYREIFSTPPITQYEGVTFIPLPGMWLALYPLDLIGNPLPSSAGQRNLVIYIDCGG; this is translated from the coding sequence ATGAAGATTCCCCGCATGACCGTTATCACCCTGGGTGTCGTTGATCTGGTACACACTACCGCATTCTATCGTGAGATATTTTCCACCCCGCCCATCACGCAATACGAAGGCGTCACCTTCATTCCGTTACCCGGTATGTGGCTCGCGCTCTATCCATTAGACCTTATCGGAAACCCCCTACCTAGCTCTGCCGGACAACGCAACCTCGTGATTTATATTGACTGTGGTGGCTGA
- a CDS encoding hypothetical protein (Evidence 5 : Unknown function) yields MSIFRCVADAGVRIAKDPQDTFWGGYSGYSNDPEGNYWEVAWGPMFEFTEHGDMQFKS; encoded by the coding sequence TTGAGTATCTTTAGGTGCGTCGCTGATGCTGGTGTACGCATCGCAAAAGACCCCCAAGATACTTTCTGGGGTGGCTATAGCGGTTACTCTAACGATCCCGAGGGGAATTATTGGGAGGTGGCCTGGGGACCAATGTTCGAATTTACCGAACACGGCGATATGCAATTTAAATCGTAA
- a CDS encoding hypothetical protein (Evidence 5 : Unknown function): MLSAIIKEMVGCIPLLLDWQANARNYCIKKFGMKEADS; this comes from the coding sequence GTGCTGAGTGCCATCATCAAAGAAATGGTTGGCTGCATTCCCCTTCTGTTGGATTGGCAGGCGAATGCGCGTAATTATTGCATCAAGAAATTTGGTATGAAAGAGGCTGATTCGTGA
- a CDS encoding hypothetical protein (Evidence 5 : Unknown function), with translation MKTHLQLIRSRLLYLERMRIYLLYTTHKIEANGLLDKSPIDFSLGDPHNLAAFRIRVSKFQEHLEKLLTSIAREEEVKYTCFSDVLAFTEKEGILQSEVE, from the coding sequence ATGAAAACACATCTGCAATTGATACGTTCCCGATTGCTGTATCTTGAGAGGATGCGTATCTATTTGCTTTACACTACTCATAAAATCGAGGCGAATGGTCTTCTCGATAAATCGCCGATAGATTTCTCCCTAGGTGACCCCCATAACCTGGCCGCATTTCGAATACGTGTGTCGAAATTTCAAGAGCACTTAGAAAAGCTGCTGACTTCCATTGCGCGTGAGGAAGAGGTTAAATACACTTGCTTTTCTGATGTGCTGGCATTCACTGAAAAAGAAGGTATTCTTCAGAGTGAAGTCGAGTGA
- a CDS encoding hypothetical protein (Evidence 5 : Unknown function) yields the protein MWLFGSCIDDTKRGGDVDLYTETSLSGLLLHETVRVKFALEEIWGRSVDLVVNNHRNNRPIYQIAHENTSAIDTFPIAVS from the coding sequence GTGTGGTTATTTGGTTCTTGCATCGATGATACAAAACGTGGCGGGGATGTCGATTTATATACAGAAACTTCTTTGTCTGGCCTACTACTGCATGAAACGGTGCGTGTCAAGTTCGCGTTAGAGGAGATTTGGGGGCGCTCCGTAGATCTCGTGGTGAACAATCACCGTAACAATCGGCCCATTTATCAGATCGCCCATGAAAACACATCTGCAATTGATACGTTCCCGATTGCTGTATCTTGA
- a CDS encoding conserved hypothetical protein (Evidence 4 : Unknown function but conserved in other organisms) — MADDCLSDQEAAQVRTALSRARTALILDKPFLGALVLRLPMVAADLKWCRTTATDARTFYYNPRYIAALDPSQIQFVLAHEALHCALSHFSRRLHRNQSRWDLACNHAINPLLVRDGLRPPPGWLIMESFLGMTAEEIYPYIEANDADEPMDRHVYDGEERQSQSPSPSGKEQPDPEKGTGQEGEQRTPNSGTAEEAECDEEANGAPQPPPLDANERDTLAIQWQQRLAGASQLARQAGKLSGDLARLVEHLLQPQLPWRMLLARYLSTAARDDYSFQRPSRREGPYILPSLRSGQLDVTVALDVSGSISDTELQEFLAEINAIKGQVRARITLHACDEHLASGGPWIFESWEMLSLPPSLQGGGGTSFLPVFNWLADCDRAPDLLIYFTDAQGQFPPREPFYPVLWLIKGKASIPWGTRIQLN; from the coding sequence ATGGCTGACGATTGTCTCTCTGATCAGGAGGCCGCGCAGGTACGCACCGCACTTAGTCGGGCACGTACCGCGCTAATCCTGGATAAGCCCTTTCTCGGGGCGCTGGTGTTACGTTTACCGATGGTTGCAGCCGACCTCAAGTGGTGTCGGACCACCGCCACCGATGCCCGAACTTTCTATTACAACCCTCGCTATATTGCCGCGCTGGATCCGAGTCAGATTCAGTTTGTGCTGGCCCATGAGGCTTTGCACTGCGCGTTGTCTCACTTCTCACGCCGCTTGCATCGTAATCAATCGCGTTGGGACCTAGCCTGTAACCATGCCATCAATCCTTTGTTAGTTCGTGATGGGCTGCGTCCGCCACCGGGTTGGTTGATTATGGAGAGTTTCCTTGGCATGACCGCCGAGGAGATCTACCCCTACATCGAGGCCAACGACGCCGACGAGCCGATGGACCGCCATGTCTACGACGGTGAGGAGCGCCAATCACAGAGTCCATCTCCCAGTGGGAAAGAGCAACCAGACCCCGAGAAGGGGACAGGTCAGGAGGGAGAGCAGCGAACCCCAAATTCTGGAACGGCAGAGGAGGCCGAGTGTGACGAAGAGGCCAATGGAGCGCCTCAACCTCCCCCTCTGGACGCCAACGAGCGTGATACCTTGGCTATTCAGTGGCAGCAGCGTCTGGCTGGGGCTTCCCAACTTGCACGTCAGGCCGGTAAGTTGTCGGGTGATCTGGCGCGCCTTGTGGAACATCTCCTTCAGCCTCAACTCCCTTGGCGGATGTTACTTGCTCGCTATCTCTCCACGGCAGCCCGAGACGATTACAGCTTTCAACGTCCTTCGCGTCGAGAAGGCCCCTACATCTTGCCCAGCCTCCGTAGTGGTCAATTAGACGTAACGGTGGCCTTGGACGTAAGCGGTTCCATCAGTGATACCGAATTGCAGGAATTTTTGGCCGAGATCAACGCCATCAAGGGTCAGGTACGGGCGCGGATCACCTTACATGCCTGCGACGAGCATCTCGCCAGCGGCGGTCCGTGGATTTTTGAATCCTGGGAGATGTTATCCCTACCGCCATCATTACAGGGAGGTGGCGGAACCAGTTTTTTACCCGTCTTTAATTGGTTGGCTGATTGCGACCGCGCCCCCGACCTACTGATCTATTTCACCGATGCCCAAGGGCAGTTTCCTCCTCGTGAACCATTCTACCCAGTGTTGTGGCTAATCAAAGGCAAGGCCAGTATACCGTGGGGAACCCGCATTCAACTCAATTGA